The Brevibacillus brevis genome contains a region encoding:
- a CDS encoding ABC transporter permease: MELFDWSLLSSTIRMVTPILLAALGGALCARVGIFNVGLEGLVLVGAFSAIVGNHFTGNLFLAVLIAALVSIVFSLLFAYMTIKLRANEIVVGVAINFLALGLTTFALRAIFGVKGAFYDKDMAGLPTVEIPFIHDIPVIGGIVSGHSPLVYFAFLAAILLYVFFYRTVTGFRVLAVGLNPVAARSLGLKVTGLQVLAIVMSGALCGIAGAQLSLGQVTMFTEGMTAGRGFIALVAMMMGQSHPLGILASSFLFGLMDVLSIRLQGFSLPTQFTAMLPYVLTIAAMFFLKNKSQIGSNNRQSTR; encoded by the coding sequence ATGGAGCTCTTTGATTGGTCCCTCCTCAGTTCTACCATTCGGATGGTCACGCCGATCTTGTTGGCAGCTTTGGGTGGAGCGCTCTGCGCACGTGTCGGAATTTTTAATGTTGGTTTGGAGGGCTTGGTGCTGGTCGGTGCCTTTTCCGCGATTGTCGGCAATCATTTTACCGGGAATCTCTTTTTGGCCGTTTTGATTGCAGCGCTGGTCAGCATTGTCTTTTCTCTTTTATTCGCCTACATGACGATCAAGCTTAGGGCGAATGAAATCGTCGTCGGTGTGGCGATTAACTTTCTCGCGCTGGGGTTGACGACATTTGCACTGCGGGCGATCTTCGGTGTCAAAGGTGCGTTTTACGATAAGGATATGGCTGGCTTGCCAACCGTCGAGATTCCTTTCATTCACGATATTCCGGTCATCGGAGGCATTGTCTCTGGTCATTCGCCTCTCGTGTATTTTGCGTTTTTGGCTGCGATTCTGTTGTATGTGTTCTTTTATCGGACGGTTACGGGCTTCCGCGTCCTCGCAGTTGGTCTGAATCCCGTTGCGGCACGCAGTCTCGGTCTGAAAGTGACGGGACTTCAGGTGCTGGCGATAGTGATGAGTGGCGCATTGTGCGGGATTGCAGGGGCACAGCTTTCCCTGGGGCAAGTCACGATGTTTACAGAAGGGATGACGGCTGGTCGGGGCTTTATCGCATTGGTGGCGATGATGATGGGGCAGTCGCATCCACTCGGTATTTTGGCTTCGAGCTTTTTGTTCGGATTGATGGATGTCCTTAGTATTCGTTTGCAGGGCTTTTCGCTTCCGACGCAATTCACGGCTATGCTGCCATACGTGCTGACGATTGCCGCGATGTTCTTCTTGAAAAACAAGAGTCAGATCGGCAGCAACAATCGGCAGAGCACCCGTTAA
- a CDS encoding ABC transporter permease — translation MAAIKELSKSLVQPFLAVVIGLLTGALVIAAVGESILGTYQEMWKGAFGSFYFFTSTLARATPIMLIALGLSLAFRAGVFNLGAEGQMVLGAVSAALVAIYLPAPGMIKIVAGIFAGMAVGGFWALLPGFMEARFRIPLLISTLLFNYIAVLFASYLVTEPFRDRSGSAALAQTVMLEKSAWLPKLFAGMSVHAGFLFAIVAALLLFWVLRFTPFGYEVKMLGQNSLFAQYGGINRIRVMLTGMFASGGLAGLAGTVEVMGAHYRFVDGALTVPGFAWTGLMAALLANSHPLGIIVTSILLAAFQTGAMGVERNTDVPLELASVIQAVLILFISAKFSYDWWKKRKAKGGESHGAL, via the coding sequence ATGGCAGCAATCAAAGAGCTATCTAAGTCATTGGTTCAGCCGTTCTTGGCTGTCGTCATCGGTTTGTTGACCGGGGCGCTGGTCATTGCTGCGGTTGGCGAATCGATCTTGGGCACCTACCAGGAAATGTGGAAAGGGGCCTTTGGCAGTTTTTATTTCTTTACGTCTACATTAGCGAGGGCCACGCCTATCATGCTGATTGCCCTGGGTCTTTCCCTCGCATTTCGTGCAGGGGTATTCAACCTGGGGGCGGAAGGGCAAATGGTGCTGGGTGCCGTCAGTGCTGCGTTAGTCGCGATCTACTTGCCCGCACCAGGAATGATCAAAATTGTGGCGGGTATTTTCGCAGGAATGGCAGTCGGTGGGTTCTGGGCGTTGCTGCCAGGCTTTATGGAAGCCCGCTTTCGTATTCCGTTGCTCATCTCTACGTTGCTCTTCAACTATATTGCCGTTTTGTTTGCGAGCTATCTCGTGACAGAGCCATTCCGGGATCGCTCGGGTTCTGCGGCACTGGCACAGACCGTCATGCTGGAGAAAAGCGCTTGGCTTCCGAAGCTGTTTGCGGGGATGAGCGTGCATGCAGGGTTTTTGTTTGCGATCGTTGCAGCGCTGTTGTTGTTCTGGGTACTTCGTTTTACGCCTTTTGGCTATGAAGTGAAGATGCTGGGTCAAAACTCGCTGTTTGCTCAATACGGAGGCATTAATCGGATTCGGGTCATGCTAACCGGGATGTTTGCCAGTGGTGGACTGGCTGGGTTGGCGGGAACTGTCGAGGTAATGGGGGCGCACTATCGTTTTGTTGACGGAGCCCTGACTGTACCAGGGTTCGCCTGGACGGGCCTGATGGCCGCTCTGCTTGCAAACTCGCACCCGCTTGGCATCATTGTGACTTCGATCCTGCTTGCTGCTTTTCAGACAGGAGCCATGGGTGTAGAGCGTAATACGGATGTGCCGCTGGAGCTGGCAAGTGTTATACAAGCCGTATTGATTTTGTTCATCTCCGCCAAGTTCAGCTACGACTGGTGGAAAAAGCGGAAGGCAAAAGGAGGGGAATCGCATGGAGCTCTTTGA
- a CDS encoding ABC transporter ATP-binding protein: MTDRLEMRAMTKKYGDFTANDKVSFSLAAGEVHAIVGENGAGKTTLMRMLYGMEQPTSGEIVLNGKPVVFRGPEDAIRNGIGMVHQHFMLFGEFSVTENIVIGYEPKQAGFFKRNDAEDTVQALSEQYRIPIHPQAKVANCSIGEQQRVEILKVLYQGADIIVLDEPTAVLTPLEVRDLLQTIRNLAESGKSVILITHKLQEVMEVADRITVLRGGKVTGTVSRTETNADDLARLMVGRELQELSERIPLEPRPLMQVENLTVREKQTLLDQVSFTVHHGEIVGIAGVSGNGQSELLQAISGLRAAQEGTVRLGGKDVTNKSVATIRDAGLAHIPEDRYLWGTAKLSSVEENALMGYQRKPAYNRRGVVLREKFRQVVKGWVEQFAIKTGSRQLQELAGNLSGGNLQKLIVARELGHETPFLIAAEPTRGVDIGAMEYIHQALIEKRNQGDGILLVSSELSEILALSDRILVMYKGRIAGELSRLEATEEKISVIMAGGSIHGSNQRAI, from the coding sequence ATGACCGATCGCTTGGAAATGAGGGCCATGACCAAGAAGTACGGAGATTTTACCGCCAACGACAAGGTGTCGTTCTCACTGGCAGCAGGAGAAGTCCACGCGATTGTCGGGGAAAACGGAGCGGGCAAAACGACACTGATGCGGATGCTGTACGGAATGGAGCAGCCGACGTCGGGAGAGATCGTGTTAAATGGCAAGCCAGTCGTTTTTCGCGGACCAGAGGACGCGATTCGAAATGGAATCGGGATGGTTCACCAGCACTTTATGCTCTTCGGAGAATTTAGTGTAACTGAAAATATCGTGATCGGATACGAGCCGAAGCAAGCGGGTTTTTTCAAAAGAAATGATGCAGAGGACACGGTGCAGGCGCTTAGTGAGCAGTATCGCATTCCGATTCATCCGCAGGCCAAGGTAGCGAATTGCTCGATTGGGGAACAGCAACGGGTCGAAATTCTTAAGGTCCTGTATCAGGGAGCGGATATCATCGTGCTGGACGAGCCGACCGCTGTACTGACTCCACTAGAGGTACGCGACCTCTTGCAAACGATTCGCAACTTGGCGGAGAGCGGCAAAAGCGTCATTTTGATTACACATAAGCTGCAGGAAGTCATGGAGGTAGCGGATCGTATTACGGTACTGCGCGGAGGCAAGGTGACGGGAACGGTTTCCCGTACAGAAACCAATGCGGACGATTTAGCCAGACTGATGGTTGGACGTGAATTGCAGGAGCTTTCTGAGCGCATCCCTTTGGAACCTCGACCACTCATGCAGGTGGAGAATCTCACAGTTCGAGAAAAGCAGACACTGCTCGATCAAGTCAGCTTTACCGTGCACCATGGGGAAATTGTAGGAATCGCAGGTGTTTCCGGGAATGGACAATCCGAGCTGCTGCAAGCGATCAGCGGCTTGCGAGCGGCACAGGAGGGCACGGTGCGGTTAGGCGGCAAGGACGTGACGAACAAATCAGTAGCTACTATTCGGGATGCCGGCTTGGCGCATATTCCGGAGGATCGCTACCTGTGGGGAACGGCCAAACTCTCAAGCGTCGAGGAAAATGCGTTGATGGGCTATCAGCGAAAGCCTGCTTACAACCGCCGCGGCGTCGTTTTGCGGGAGAAATTCCGCCAAGTCGTAAAAGGCTGGGTGGAGCAGTTTGCCATTAAGACAGGCTCCCGGCAATTGCAGGAGCTGGCAGGGAATCTGTCAGGGGGAAATTTGCAAAAGCTGATCGTCGCAAGGGAGCTGGGACATGAAACCCCGTTTTTGATTGCGGCTGAGCCTACGCGAGGGGTGGATATCGGTGCCATGGAGTACATCCATCAGGCATTGATCGAAAAGCGCAATCAAGGAGACGGGATCTTGTTAGTTTCGTCCGAGTTGTCCGAAATTCTCGCCTTGTCTGACAGGATTTTGGTCATGTATAAAGGGCGCATCGCTGGAGAGCTTTCACGCCTGGAGGCAACCGAAGAAAAAATCAGCGTGATCATGGCGGGAGGAAGCATTCATGGCAGCAATCAAAGAGCTATCTAA
- a CDS encoding BMP family lipoprotein, protein MKKLLLALTTFAVLATGCSTGTSAPADQPGGQAAGQEGADKKRIALILPEKIGVNPFFQQMDEGAKKAAQELGAEVKTIESTDHGAIEENLRVAVAENYDLIITSSFTSEDALKKVATENPDRNFAIIDTVVDLPNVRSVTFREQEAAYLVGAAAGLATKTNKVGMVVALDIPQLKKWTVGFEEGLKATNPKAELMVNYVGSFTDPAKAKELALLQASKGADFINGAAAVGDLGVFEAAKEKGFFTAGQDVDRTTIDPEHIVLSQLKGTDAAAYETVKNFVEGTFKPGVVAYGLKEKGVGVTYVTHESKTPLNAFIGQEVVDKVKAISDEIVVGTRKVPDQF, encoded by the coding sequence ATGAAGAAGTTATTGCTGGCATTAACGACATTCGCAGTATTGGCAACAGGGTGCTCGACTGGCACTAGCGCACCTGCAGATCAGCCAGGAGGACAAGCAGCAGGACAAGAGGGCGCGGACAAAAAGCGAATTGCCTTGATTTTGCCCGAGAAAATCGGTGTGAATCCGTTCTTCCAACAAATGGATGAGGGTGCAAAGAAAGCCGCGCAAGAGCTAGGCGCAGAAGTGAAAACGATTGAATCTACGGACCATGGGGCGATTGAAGAAAATCTGCGCGTAGCTGTTGCAGAAAATTATGATTTGATCATCACTTCTTCCTTTACATCAGAGGATGCCTTGAAAAAAGTAGCTACCGAAAATCCTGACCGTAATTTTGCGATTATTGATACGGTAGTGGATTTGCCAAACGTGCGCAGTGTTACCTTCCGCGAGCAGGAAGCGGCTTACCTGGTAGGAGCAGCAGCAGGTCTGGCAACGAAAACGAACAAAGTAGGTATGGTTGTCGCTCTTGATATTCCACAGTTGAAAAAATGGACAGTTGGCTTCGAGGAGGGCTTGAAAGCGACGAATCCAAAAGCAGAGCTGATGGTCAACTATGTAGGAAGCTTCACTGACCCGGCAAAAGCGAAGGAATTGGCTTTGCTCCAAGCTTCCAAAGGCGCAGACTTCATTAACGGTGCAGCAGCAGTAGGCGACCTTGGCGTTTTCGAAGCGGCGAAGGAAAAGGGCTTCTTCACAGCAGGTCAGGACGTAGACCGTACCACGATTGATCCTGAGCATATTGTTCTGTCCCAATTGAAAGGGACTGACGCGGCGGCTTATGAAACCGTGAAGAACTTTGTAGAAGGAACGTTCAAGCCAGGTGTTGTGGCGTACGGCTTGAAAGAAAAAGGTGTTGGCGTGACCTATGTCACACACGAAAGCAAAACGCCTCTGAACGCTTTTATTGGACAAGAAGTGGTGGATAAAGTGAAAGCGATCAGCGATGAGATTGTAGTGGGCACCCGCAAAGTACCAGACCAGTTTTAA
- a CDS encoding methyl-accepting chemotaxis protein: MIQLIRNTLTDKEGFMIFILWNHLWMAGLIAYQMDVNFWKVTSLGLLVTLIVSPYYFIRKDSHVIRYLVAIGLMFYAISFDHFTTYQEVSFLAFIVMGFLAAYLDWKLVVTAGIAQIIVTVVGFYTGTYEIFNGDFSELNLGVRIVAILMMMGAVTYLCLAGQASLQKAHDARQEAEEKERRLGEMLLNIQQMTEQLDRTSDHVHEHAEGTKRNTDEMMVAFKEVAVGMESQANSTVKIEEEVQSIDQEIEAVTTQTNAMKTESQQNNRRLTESVQMMNELSSQMEQIVQAVNVAASTIHQLNRQANRVEEIVGAINQIATQTNLLALNAAIESARAGEHGRGFAVVADEVRKLAEQSATATQEITDILKSLHQESENAVQHMSNGETSVAKGQELAVKTVASIEAVRAGMMAFLEAADQVSSSMDRVKVRSGEVAIEMSTITAVTEESVANLEELFATAENQHQKVREITEELGELNTLSHRLQQTFHVK, encoded by the coding sequence ATGATTCAATTGATTCGCAATACCTTGACTGACAAAGAAGGCTTTATGATTTTTATCCTATGGAATCATTTGTGGATGGCGGGACTCATTGCCTACCAAATGGATGTGAACTTCTGGAAAGTGACGTCCTTGGGATTGCTGGTCACTTTAATTGTTTCGCCGTATTATTTCATTCGCAAAGATAGTCATGTGATTCGTTATCTGGTAGCAATCGGACTCATGTTTTATGCGATTTCATTCGATCACTTTACCACTTACCAGGAGGTTTCGTTCCTCGCCTTCATCGTCATGGGCTTTTTGGCAGCCTATTTGGACTGGAAACTGGTAGTAACAGCGGGAATTGCCCAAATCATCGTCACCGTTGTCGGGTTTTATACGGGAACCTATGAGATTTTCAACGGTGATTTTTCGGAGCTCAATCTGGGCGTGCGTATCGTAGCCATTCTCATGATGATGGGAGCCGTCACGTATCTATGTCTCGCCGGACAAGCTTCCCTGCAAAAAGCGCACGACGCAAGGCAGGAAGCAGAAGAGAAGGAGCGCCGTCTGGGAGAAATGCTTTTGAACATCCAGCAAATGACGGAGCAGCTGGATCGTACAAGCGATCATGTGCATGAGCATGCGGAAGGTACAAAGCGCAATACAGATGAAATGATGGTAGCCTTCAAGGAAGTCGCCGTCGGTATGGAATCGCAGGCGAATTCAACGGTGAAAATCGAAGAAGAGGTTCAATCCATCGACCAGGAAATCGAGGCAGTTACAACACAGACAAACGCAATGAAAACGGAATCGCAACAAAACAACCGTCGTTTGACAGAAAGCGTTCAGATGATGAACGAGCTGTCCTCGCAGATGGAGCAAATTGTGCAGGCAGTTAATGTAGCAGCCTCTACGATTCACCAGCTCAATCGACAGGCGAATCGCGTAGAAGAAATTGTCGGCGCTATTAATCAGATCGCGACACAAACGAATCTCTTGGCGCTGAATGCGGCGATTGAATCGGCGCGTGCAGGCGAGCATGGACGGGGATTTGCTGTTGTAGCGGATGAGGTACGCAAGCTGGCAGAGCAAAGCGCGACAGCTACACAGGAAATTACCGACATTCTGAAATCTCTCCATCAGGAAAGTGAGAATGCGGTGCAGCATATGAGCAATGGGGAAACGTCTGTTGCAAAAGGCCAAGAGCTGGCCGTGAAAACAGTGGCCTCCATCGAAGCAGTGCGTGCCGGGATGATGGCTTTCTTAGAAGCAGCTGATCAAGTAAGCTCCAGCATGGACCGGGTAAAAGTGCGTTCCGGCGAAGTTGCCATCGAGATGTCGACCATTACAGCCGTAACGGAGGAATCGGTAGCCAACTTAGAAGAGCTGTTTGCGACTGCAGAAAACCAGCATCAAAAAGTGCGTGAGATTACGGAAGAGCTGGGTGAGCTGAATACGTTGTCTCATCGCCTCCAGCAAACCTTTCACGTAAAATAA
- a CDS encoding DUF3298 and DUF4163 domain-containing protein → MELNQLPATVLTRTISRPNTTIYYPQLAGLANQQAEKDINRAISQTVQGLIHEQQRVQVPGNTQMQGSFEIKTNERGIFSVMLSNYAYTPQMAHGMTFLGSITADIQTGKLYTLRELFKPGSDYVKVISENIKRQIKERSIPTLNGFTSIKPDQDYYVADKALVIYFQLYEITPYYVGFPMFPISVYELEPLINEKGPLRILSAD, encoded by the coding sequence GTGGAACTCAATCAATTGCCAGCTACCGTGCTGACACGGACAATTAGCCGTCCGAACACGACGATTTACTACCCCCAATTGGCAGGCCTAGCCAATCAGCAAGCGGAAAAAGATATCAACCGGGCGATTTCTCAAACGGTTCAAGGCTTAATTCACGAGCAGCAACGGGTCCAGGTACCGGGAAATACACAAATGCAAGGCAGCTTCGAAATCAAGACAAACGAACGCGGCATTTTCAGCGTCATGTTGAGCAACTACGCCTACACACCGCAAATGGCTCACGGCATGACCTTCCTCGGGTCGATCACCGCAGATATCCAAACAGGCAAGCTGTATACGCTGCGTGAATTATTCAAGCCAGGAAGCGATTACGTCAAGGTGATTTCCGAAAACATCAAGCGCCAAATCAAAGAAAGAAGCATCCCCACACTCAATGGCTTTACGTCGATTAAGCCCGATCAGGATTATTACGTCGCCGACAAAGCACTGGTCATCTACTTCCAGCTGTACGAAATTACGCCTTACTACGTCGGTTTCCCTATGTTCCCCATTTCGGTCTATGAACTGGAGCCGCTCATCAATGAAAAAGGTCCACTGCGTATCTTGTCCGCAGATTAA
- a CDS encoding MarR family winged helix-turn-helix transcriptional regulator — MQYYGHRISRTARIFSKTLNGTMAPMGLYSSQWGIILCLHYRESLTQVQLSNYLNVEAPTITRTLTRLEEMGWIIRSEGDDKRERYVSLSPQAVERFPEWLEAAKEQEELALRGLDEAELAIFNRVLKKMNDNLQPS; from the coding sequence ATGCAATATTATGGTCATCGAATTAGCCGAACCGCAAGAATATTCAGTAAAACGTTGAATGGGACTATGGCTCCCATGGGATTATACAGTTCGCAATGGGGTATTATCCTTTGCTTGCATTATCGTGAATCGCTCACCCAGGTTCAATTGAGCAACTACCTGAATGTGGAAGCGCCGACGATTACCCGGACACTCACCCGATTGGAAGAGATGGGCTGGATTATTCGCTCAGAGGGGGATGACAAGCGTGAGCGATACGTGTCCTTGTCTCCGCAAGCAGTCGAACGGTTCCCGGAATGGCTGGAGGCTGCCAAAGAGCAAGAGGAACTGGCACTCCGCGGCCTTGACGAAGCAGAACTCGCTATCTTTAACCGCGTATTGAAGAAAATGAACGATAATTTACAGCCGTCGTAA
- a CDS encoding NAD(P)/FAD-dependent oxidoreductase, producing the protein MKKYDVIVVGAGPAGIFTCYEVMRKAPNAKVLLIDKGHDIYSRRCPILEEKIKLCPPPAGKKEFAGCLPACSITSGFGGAGAYSDGKFNITTEFGGWMTDYLSPSTVLGLIKYVDEINLEHGATQSITDPTTETIKSIEQRGYAAGLKLLRAQVRHLGTEQNLEILQSIFEHLKKHVDMMFKTEVEDIITVKEADGHQVKGVVLKNGQEYEADYVVIGPGRDGSAWLTDILKKRRLKMYNNQVDVGVRVETSDVVMREINEHLYEGKFIFNTSVGTRVRTFCSNPSGHVVVENHSGVMAANGHSYKDPALGSMNTNFALLVSHTFTEPFDKPNEYAREICKRANDLSNGGVIVQKYGDILRGRRSTESRIKEGFLEPTLKEAVPGDLGLVLPYNTMKSLIEMVEALDKVTPGIASEHTLFYGVEAKFYSARPKLTEEFETEIKGLFCGGDGAGITRGLAQAGAAGVWMARNIAKRMQ; encoded by the coding sequence ATGAAGAAGTATGATGTAATCGTTGTAGGAGCAGGACCAGCAGGGATTTTTACATGCTACGAGGTAATGCGAAAAGCACCGAATGCCAAGGTGCTGTTGATTGATAAAGGGCATGACATCTATAGCAGACGCTGTCCGATCTTGGAGGAAAAGATCAAGCTCTGCCCGCCGCCAGCAGGAAAAAAAGAATTCGCAGGCTGTTTGCCGGCCTGTTCGATTACCAGTGGTTTTGGTGGAGCAGGCGCCTATAGCGATGGTAAATTTAACATCACCACCGAATTTGGCGGTTGGATGACAGACTATCTCAGCCCTTCCACTGTACTTGGGCTGATCAAATACGTAGATGAAATCAATTTGGAGCATGGGGCTACCCAATCGATTACGGACCCGACCACTGAGACGATTAAGAGCATCGAGCAGCGCGGCTATGCAGCTGGACTCAAGCTGTTGCGAGCGCAGGTGCGTCACTTGGGAACGGAGCAAAACCTGGAGATTCTCCAGTCGATCTTCGAGCATTTGAAAAAGCATGTCGACATGATGTTCAAGACAGAGGTCGAGGACATTATTACGGTGAAAGAAGCAGACGGACATCAGGTAAAAGGTGTCGTCTTGAAAAACGGCCAAGAGTATGAGGCTGATTACGTGGTAATCGGACCAGGCCGCGATGGCTCCGCATGGTTGACGGATATCCTGAAAAAGCGCCGCCTGAAAATGTACAACAATCAAGTTGACGTAGGCGTACGTGTGGAGACGTCCGATGTCGTCATGCGCGAAATCAATGAGCATCTGTACGAAGGAAAATTCATTTTCAATACATCGGTCGGAACGCGTGTACGGACGTTCTGCAGCAATCCATCCGGTCACGTGGTCGTGGAAAACCACAGTGGTGTTATGGCGGCAAACGGGCACTCTTACAAAGACCCAGCGTTGGGCTCGATGAATACAAACTTTGCGCTCTTGGTATCGCATACGTTTACAGAGCCGTTTGACAAGCCGAATGAGTACGCGAGAGAAATTTGCAAGCGGGCGAACGATCTGTCAAACGGTGGGGTTATCGTACAAAAGTACGGCGATATCTTGCGCGGCCGACGTTCCACAGAGTCGCGTATTAAGGAAGGCTTCCTGGAGCCTACTCTGAAGGAAGCGGTACCGGGTGACTTGGGACTCGTGTTGCCTTACAACACGATGAAAAGTTTGATCGAGATGGTGGAAGCATTGGACAAGGTAACGCCGGGAATCGCTTCCGAGCACACATTGTTCTACGGAGTGGAAGCGAAATTCTACTCGGCACGTCCGAAACTGACGGAGGAATTCGAAACAGAGATCAAGGGATTGTTCTGTGGCGGAGATGGTGCCGGAATTACACGTGGTCTGGCACAGGCCGGAGCTGCTGGGGTCTGGATGGCTCGCAATATTGCGAAACGCATGCAATAA
- a CDS encoding amino acid deaminase/aldolase: MRDYRYYQSAFAGVPKPFAFVDLDLLEENAEQISLQSNGKPVRIASKSIRSVAILKHVLQLDDCFRGLMCYSAPEVLHLCEAGFDDLLLGYPLWEKSWLLSIASEIKNGRSITLMIDSLPHVEQLEQIARETGTRLPVCLDIDMSSDVLGLHFGVWRSPLRSLEASLSLAKRVASSDHLYLDGVMGYEAQIAGVGDRYPRQFLKNSIIRLLKQYSVKEVAARRATLVHAIRELGISLRFVNGGGTGSLHLTGKEDAVTEVTAGSGFFSPGLFDYFQDFQFHPAAGFALEIIRKPTEHIYTCAGGGYIASGSAGRDRLPKPYLPAGAKLFPNEGAGEVQTPIHYQGMETLELGDPIFFRHAKAGELCERFTRLYCISGGKIIEEVTTYRGDGLCSL, encoded by the coding sequence ATGCGGGATTATCGCTATTATCAGTCTGCCTTTGCCGGTGTTCCCAAGCCGTTCGCTTTCGTCGACCTAGATCTGCTGGAGGAAAATGCGGAGCAAATCAGTTTGCAAAGCAATGGAAAACCCGTTCGAATCGCGAGCAAGTCGATCCGAAGCGTTGCCATTCTCAAACATGTATTGCAGTTGGACGATTGCTTTCGTGGTCTCATGTGCTATTCCGCTCCTGAGGTGCTTCACCTGTGCGAGGCAGGCTTCGATGACCTGCTGCTAGGCTATCCGCTCTGGGAAAAAAGCTGGCTTTTGTCCATCGCCTCTGAGATTAAGAACGGACGCTCCATTACTTTGATGATCGACTCTCTCCCTCATGTCGAACAGCTCGAACAAATCGCCCGGGAAACAGGAACCAGACTGCCGGTCTGTCTCGATATCGACATGTCATCTGATGTGCTGGGGCTGCATTTCGGCGTCTGGCGCTCCCCTCTTCGCTCTCTCGAGGCGTCCCTCTCCCTTGCCAAGCGCGTTGCTTCCTCCGATCATCTCTACCTAGATGGTGTCATGGGGTACGAAGCTCAAATTGCCGGCGTAGGTGATCGATACCCTCGTCAATTCCTGAAAAACAGCATCATTCGTCTCCTCAAGCAATATTCCGTGAAAGAAGTGGCTGCTCGACGTGCCACACTGGTGCATGCCATTCGCGAGCTAGGCATTTCTCTCCGCTTCGTAAACGGTGGAGGAACGGGGAGCTTGCACTTGACCGGGAAAGAAGACGCTGTTACAGAGGTTACAGCAGGCTCCGGATTTTTTTCGCCTGGGCTTTTTGACTACTTTCAAGATTTTCAGTTTCATCCTGCTGCCGGATTTGCTCTGGAGATTATTCGCAAGCCCACAGAGCATATCTACACATGTGCTGGCGGCGGCTACATCGCCTCTGGTTCTGCTGGGCGTGACAGACTCCCCAAGCCTTACTTGCCAGCGGGAGCAAAGCTGTTCCCCAACGAAGGAGCAGGTGAGGTACAGACACCGATCCACTATCAAGGCATGGAAACGCTGGAGTTGGGAGACCCGATCTTTTTTCGCCATGCCAAAGCAGGAGAGCTCTGCGAACGTTTTACCCGGCTGTATTGCATCTCTGGCGGGAAAATCATCGAGGAAGTGACCACCTATCGGGGGGATGGATTATGCTCACTGTAA